Below is a window of Arabidopsis thaliana chromosome 2, partial sequence DNA.
ttaaaaaaattagatttcaACTGTGATTTATATCTCTAGTTTCAGATAAAATTGTGAGTTTCTTGTTATTCAAGACGTACACAAAGAGGATAAATGACATTGAAAATACTCAAATCTTATTCTGTCAGCCCATAAGATAAATCATTCAATTATTTGATCACCACGAGTTGATTATCTATAATGTATTAATTACCGAAATAATGAATGAGATTtactaaaacacaaaaaaatgtaatgaaaTAGAGAGAAGGGAAAATGACATTAGCTAGAAAGGAGACAATGTCTGTCGAAACTCAAAGACAAGGCTAGCCCACTATTATAATCTGCAGATCTCATGATCTCATCAATGTCCAATGAAATCATTTCGACGTGGAACCTCGAAAGCCcttaagttttcttttgtttgtttttttcgatATTTATTGCACATTTGTAGTATATTGTCCATAATCTCATCAATGTTTCCAATGCTTAAATTTACCATAAATATGATGTACCACTAAATGCCATACCATGGGCTCTACGTACTACAGTGTATTTTTTGGGAGATGACTTTACAGGATAAAGTTTTTAGTTAATTCACACTGTAATGTCTGCAAATGaaatgttttgtcttttgagtGTCATTACCATTGAGAACATAAGATTTCTTATGTCACAATTTAGAAACATTTGGTATCTCAAGTGCAAATTTATTGGCTTTGGAAAGCTTGATATCAATTTTAAGCAACATtttttcatgtctttttgtttCGAATTGTTTAGAGATATTTCGTTCAAACTTTACGTctctcaaaagtcaaaacgtTGACTAGTAATTTAGTAGTATGAAATAAGTAAATACCTACAAATccatatttaattaataattttcacATGGTTCCATTACCTTCGAGTCCATCACTTACTCTGCCACTCGCATAAATGTCACTTAACTGCACACCACCGATCCTccttaaatattttgaattttacttGTTCGGACGCAGAATCacattacttttttctttctacaatCACTACCTTTTAAAGACATTTCTTACAACAAATCTTTTAAGTACAACAAAATTCAGtaaatttataagaaacatATACTAAACttacaataaaatatgaatttaaagaGTTCAAGAGGTTTTCGATAttgtttctaattaaaattgaCAAGATATTGATAAAATCCATCTAAACTGCTTACGATgtatctttcaaaaaaaaatgtgaagaaaCATTATCGTTAACTTTGCAaacatatcaatatatatcaaGCAAGTTAGGagtaaaaagttttttattaatgatatatatatatatatatatatatatatatatatatatttgtttattagtataaataaTTGAATGTGAAAACATTATCATAAAACACCAAAggaggaaaagagaagaatggGTCACTAAAGCTTTGTGGGCTAGTTTTCTAGACGAATGTTTGGTGTTTCAATTGTCTTGTGCGCATCTACCAAATGCGGATATAAAGCTACTTCGCATTGTTTAGTCGTATTCGtccatttatttttagaaaagtaGTGTGTGATGGCCACTTCGTGCATGATTTTGCATATTTCTTTGACAGTGGATGGCTTGGATTTGTTATTTATACAGTAACAGTAGATACTAGGATCACCATAGAATATACAGCATAAATCATTTTCGTTACCTAGGCTCACCTGAATCCATATTAGGTGTATTCTTCAAAATTCCTTTAATCCCATTGATACAATCCTTAATTTAGAATTGGTAAAACAATAGTGTATGAATGTTGTAAAGACTAGATCATCCTAACTGTTATTAccaatcaaaactttttagcTTGAAAAAAGAATCGAATTCATATTAtgaatttcatatttttacaATGTATAGGTTGCAATCTCTGACTTGTCATTTTGGTCCttgcatttatttttttaaatgcattTGAAAATATGTCGACTGTTTTTCCTAAATGTGAATTTCATTTCCCTTTTTCAGATAATTTGTGATATATGTTTcgcttcatcatcatttttttgCTTATCATTTTCTAAGGACAAAACATTTTACACTCCACTTTAGTGATACTTTATacgtaaccaaaaaaaaatgtgatcaCGGTATGGAATAACTGAACAACATTTCAAACAGTTTTGTTTATGAGACACAGTCACAGACGATTGACAAAACAATATGGTACCGTACTGGATACATTTACATAAGAAAAGATGAtaagtcaaaaaaaaaagaaaatttattttcgtGAAACAACCAACCACATAATAatagtaatgaaaaaaatcccaaaattgTACCAAGCTCTTTCTGGTATTAACTTTGATGTGATTAAAACTCTCAAACTTTGGGACTTTCATCGAATATTTCCTAACGCCAACATTCCGGCGTTAAAGAATGGTCTCGCTTATAATCTTTGCAATAATTGTATACCATACTATGTGTTTGAACCCATCTCATGGCTTGGTGTTGTTGTCGGGTTAATCCGCCAGAACGGTATGGCGAAGCCGACAACGGATAGCACCGAGCTGACGAGTAGGCGGTGCAGCCGAGCGCTTTAAAATTGGTGTATTTAGCAGTGAAAGGTTGATATTTATAGTCGGCTTTGTATTTACCGTCTTCCGTTGCCCAAGAAGAAGCATCCCATATGGAACCATAAAGCCACATTGGTCTTAAAGGAAATGTAGACGCACTCTTCTTTGGGTATCTTCTTATGGGAATATCATCCaccaaaaatctgaaattacaaatgaacaaaataactatattAGTTGATATAGTTTcctactttttctttgttcaaaaaaaaaaaaaaaaacttttttatacaAGAAATAGATTAAAATATCAATGTTACATAGTAGCATTCTGATAAAAGTATgagaatttaaaaataaaataattggaaataataaatataaatgcTAAAATTTGGTAGGTAGATTATGAATGTCCCATTTATGTTGTCGCACTCGCACCTCATAGACTTGAAGGACTCATACTTAGTTAAGagaattaaaaactttagttaCAAATACCACatgagaaaataatttaattattcataaaactccaaaaaaaatcaagtataATTGTCACCGTCGTACAATCACTGTCTCTTTCTTGTTCGTGTCTCTAATTACATCTTTCCTTGCCCGAATAATGCAACCTAAGGGTAAAGATCTTTTCccaattctaaaataaaataaaagttatgtAACGTATgtctatttttattgtttactatATGGCTCTAGATACATCCACCTAGGTCCGTGgccaaaaaatgaatttgtcGTATCTTCTCGTAAGAACACGGATCTTATATACACTATCGTTATTAAAGGGTTAGAttcaacaaaatgaaaaatataaaaaccatttttgtaGGAGACATTAAGTAGAAGAAGGCTTACATGATTTCTCTAGGGCTCCAAAGAATAGCATAATGGTGAAAATCTTTAGTTGGATCAAACCACAAGCGAAACTTCATCTCACGGCCAATGATTTTCCCATCACCACTTCCTCTAATATACACATTTGTCTGAAGTGTGTAAGGCTTCCCAAATGTTGTCCCCAAAAATTCTATGTCTACCTCATCATGGAACCCTGGATGTGCCTCATTATTTGATAGCtgcaaaattaatttaattagttttaattaagATCActaatgtaattaaaaagtaGTTTCTTAAGTGAGTCTCTAGTCTCACATAGAGAGATGTGATGACTCCAGCAGTGTAGCCAGGTTGGAGTTTGATGTTTGCTCCAAAGTAGCCTGATCTGAATGGCTTCACTGACTTGAATCCACTTCCTATTTATATAAACCCCAAATACACTattgttaaaaagaaataaacttcACATCACACTTGAAATACCCACATGAGAAAATGAGAAGAGTTTAATTAGTACCTGAGGTTCTATCAAGCCAGATGGTGAGGGCATTTTGGTCCATTCTCTGATGCTGAGGACCCCAAAGATTCCTAAAACCTTTGTAGAAGTTGAGGGAACCAACCTTGGAGCTTGGCCAATAACCAGGTGATGGTGGCCAATAGGCATTCACTGAGGATCCCCATAACACCAGCAAGTGGAAgattgagagaagagagatcaaagagttacccatttctctctttttcttcttttgtgtggagtggaaagaagaagagtggaGTACTATATAAacgcagagagagagagagagatgatgtgGGGATTGATGGACATGAGTATGGCATATATTATAAGCTTTTATGATGAAAATTGGAAATGAAACGGGTCCTAACTATAAGGACCCACTCATGGAAATACATTATGAAAATGAGTGGTCCACTCACCTAAGACTCTTAAACGgtctaaaaatataaaaacatcacTAGCATTACGTTGCTCTTCTGAGATACACTTACATTCTATAAATTTATGGAAAATCTTAGGTTAAGATCACATTCACACAAAATTGACCGATACAAGGACAAGTGGTTTCAACACCGATTGGCATGGCCTACTACAACATATGCGTAGATACCCCTGCGTCTCATAATCTCCAAAATCCACCACCAgctttatctctttctttctttcttttttcttctcagctATCATAGGAATATATTACAAGATGAAGTGATGTTGTGTAAAGCTATTAAGGTAAcgccaaagaagaaaaaaggttgaTTGAACCCCAACTTTTgtaaatagaaagaaaaagccaTGAACTCTCATTAATCGTGTTTGGTCAATCTTTACATTCCGACAAACAAATTTTTCGTTGTTGAGACACGAGATTCTGATGATTAATTGAGTATAAATGAGATTAGTTTGATTCTCTTACCAACCATAGATGCTTGTTAATCATAAATATTAGCGATTTTAGATGGTTAGAAAGTGTAAATAGTGCCTTGGAAGATGGTCAATCTTGACTTAGTCGTCATCTATGCTCAATTATAGGTTCTTAACGTTTGCGCTTGCTTTATGCTTGTGAAAGTCGAAGATATAATTGCTTCATGCTTGTTACTAAATCCCCAATCCATGACTAGTACTTGCGATCCACCCTTCATGATAAGTAAGTAGTTGCGGTGCAGAGAGGTATTCATTtgaattctaaaaaaaaaataaaaaaaaaaatccaaaattcgAAAACATTATATACTACATCGCCATATTTCATAGAATCGCCGATcatgttttgttatatttgtcCTACAACATTTAATATTCGAGTTTTACTTGTTTTCACTCGTTTCACACAAGCTGTCTTGGTCCATGCCCCATAATGGAAATGATCTGAATGATTAGTATCCAATAGTGCACGTACGCCTGATCATAATAAATACTATTATTAATATAGATCTATATTGctaatttaattaatcacATGAATCTATTCTATAAATTCacttattaaaatttaaaggtATATATCcttttgaaaagttttgaCCTCAAGTTTTCGAACGAGCGTAAACTTACCCAAAAGAGAGTGATTTAGGTATTTAAACAGTTggattaaattattaattatcatGATTAGTATTTAAATCTGATCATCATTGTAAGAGAATCCTATACCTCCCCTTTGTCGACATAAACGTAGGacctttttccattttaattatttttggttgcaGGAGATATAAATCAAAACCTTAAACTTTGCCTTTAGTCAGATCTCGAAATATCGCATCgatttctttgacaaaaaaaaaaaaagagatcgAACCGATTGATTGAAGGTGCATGCTTTTTGGGGGAagtggtaaaaaaaaaaaactttcttacGTATATTAACAATTGTTGTAGCtgttgtcaatttttttttatataactattAACTTATAATagatatttctaaaaaatattaacttataataactattttaaaaaaatattaacatatgctaactaacttttaaaatattaacttataataactatttaaaaaaaatattaacatatgctaactaacttttaaaatattaacttataataactatttttttaacaattgtcaaaaatttgttaaataacCAAAGCTAgtgattaattttaaaattattaatcgGCATATGTATTGCTTACTAGTTACTACTATTATTTAGGAATTTTCTATCGaagataaataataattttaaatcttaatctaatttaatttataaataacgGAATCCACTTAACtcaataaactaataatatatttagatacGAATTTAAATGTATGagcatatttaaaatttatgtaacatttttttatgatcATGATCAGTATTAATTATAGAGAGCgaatttttttagtatttttttagaatctatagttgttgtttgaaattcattggtaacaaacaaaagaacattACGAATAAATTATGGAGTACTTCCGAACCTCTTTTGTCTCACGGATCTACCTAAAATGAAGAACTCGGTAgagaattaaattttatagttttataaacaaaattaaattgagAAAATGTCCCCGGAAGGACGATGCTGAAATTGAATAATATTGGAAATTAAAGTAGCAAATAgtataataaatgaaattgtATAAGCTTTCACTATTTGTGTCGGTAACGGTGTGTTACGGTGATCGAGTCTTGATTATCGACGGTTGCGGGACCCATCTGACcgacaaaaataattcattaATCCATTAGCCAAAACCAActtcattatattttttttgcttctttagtTTATAATAGTTTCCAATATATATGAAGATTagattataaataattatattgtttccGTGCATTTATCTcattgctttttgttttttgtgtggcGAAAAATAGTTTGTTTTGATGCATTTTCgtgattacaaaaaaaacgaataaatAGTGATTTGGTGAAAGCTTTTGTCTACCTATTGCGGACTGAGTTGTTGGgtatattaatttttcaattACTTGTAGTATAAGGATACACATCGTGAAATTTCAAcgacataaaaaaaagaagaatatttcaCTCAacccttttctcttttgacaaAACTGATGGGAACAGATTGAACTAACTGCTTTTAATGTTCTTGTTTAGCGATTATGAATTCTCATTGTATGAAGATGTGATCATCCGactaaaacaattaatatagtGGTTTGTGTAAGTAATGCAATTGTAACACCTTCTTGATTCAAATTCGTATATTGTTAAATCATTGAAGTTTGTGGTAACGAATGAGaatagtttcatttttctcgTTCTAacaatatatagatattttttattatacagCATCGAGAGTTCGAGTGTGTGAATTAACATGTGTTGGAGAAAGAACTATACAATTGACATGATTGTCAAATTCGCGAGTTACTGGTTAAATCAAATTTGGATTGATCAGGTTGAAGATCGTAACAAAAGGTCCAAAACTCAACCCAAAAAAATGGTCGTACAATatccaatatatatgttatcaCCAAATTTGCTTACAAAGAGAATATTTAACCAAGTAATAATCAACCAACTTTATTGATTAGGGCATATGACGACAACATTTACATCAATTATGATCTAGGTAAGGTATTTAATAAACTATGGTGTGTAGCATACGTGGACTCTCAGAGGAGAGTGTCTTGactcttgaatcttgatttaCACATACTTGGATGCATATATGATAAAGTAAAGAACCATGTCAATATGTACATAATTGAAAAACGTTAGGTCATGTTAGTgttgataataatttatgAGACTTTGGATGCTTGCACCACAATACATGCCCCACGACAAAATCAATGAGTTGAGTGATCGATAGCTTTCTTTCTAATCAAAtccatacatttttttctacACTTAATCAATAAatctgttttttgttctttgtttgtgaCGTTTGGAAACCAAAAATCGAGAGATTTGAAATCTAAAATCCAAGCTACACGTAATGATTGCTAGGTGATATAATGTACGGACATAAAAGACTAAGACTTATCTTCTAAGATAGAGTTCATCCACATTCTGGTggttttctttatcttttgctgttcaaaatcatatattatattctctttacaaaattctgtttttgtaaCAAATGATATATCTTGCATTTTGGAATAAGAATAGTATGGTTTTGCCGGAAAAACATAAGCAGTGCTTCCTATAATGAGTAAACACTACAACAAAGTAAATTCAACAGAGCACATTAAAtcttaaagagagaaaaccaAGAACCTGACAGCGAAACTCCCTGAGGACTCAACCTATGGACTCTCGATAACGGATCCAAGTGACAACGAATGATGCTTTTAATCTCCATAATCAAAGCAGTTGCTTGTCTCTGCGCGGATTCTTGAACCATCTAACTCCTTCATCAAACAAGTTTGGAGGAGAAACATGGTTCCTTGCAGtgaaataaaaccaaacttcCGCAGCAAATGTAACCCACTTTGTATTGGTCGTTTTTTTTATgcttcacttttttcttcGTAATGTACAAGTGTAAAGAGAAAGACGCAGAATCATAAATGAAACCATACCCAATTACccattatatataaaatatcaaaccAAACGAAAAATACTAAAGAATGGAGAACAATTTGTTGAATAACCTAcaaaagattaatatatatatatattgagctATTAATATGGGATAATTCACCAAGTAACATAATGCTTATGTGTTGGACCAAAAAAACGTTGAAACTTTAAGGTGTCATCAGTTAGTAGCCACTAGCCAGATTCTCCTTGTATTCAACAAGCTCAGTTCCAGTTTCCTATGGCGCACTTGTGTTTAAAGGGACATCGACAAGTGCCCCGAAACCACTAGCGACGAGAAACTAGATGAGATGCATGGAGCTGGAGAAGAGAGGCTCCATGAGTATGTTCAAAGATACTTTTTTACAGTTCAAAGATTTCTAACTTGcatgatattttcttataaaaaaaaaaacatcacgAGGATGGATTTCTTGGTTACACAATCAAAATTACAATACAAGAGATTaagagggaaaagaaaaagaaaaataaaaaagaggcaaaaattcaaaacataaaactcaaatctttCATTTGCAATCTTCGATTACCAGATATATGAACCGCTGGCCTGTGTTCGCGAAAACAAATGTGAATGGTGACAATGCAGAAGCTTTCTTTATTCAGTCATTTGCAATAATAATGGTATAATGATAAGTTCCCAGTAGTTGGGGAGTGACTCAACTCAGTTCTTGCAATTGCCAGCTTTGTTTCTGTCTAGGCCTTTGGCTTGAGCGGCTTGACAACCTCCCAAGTGAAGTCAGGGTCATCACGCCCGAAATGGCCATACGCAGCGGTTTTCTGGAACCTGAAGTTACCTCCCCTCTTAAGGTCAAGGTTAATGGCCATCATTCCCGGCCTGAAGTCAAATGCTTCCTTGATCAACACAAGGATATCCTTGTCTGGGATGGTCCCGGTCTTGTAGGTGTCAACAAACACTGAGAGCGGCTCAGGGACACCAATGGCGTATGATACCTGCACGATACAACGGCGTGCGAGTCCTGCTGCTACCACGCTCTTTGCAGCCTGCCTCACGATATAGGCACCGCTTCTGTCAACCTTGGTTGGGTCCTTTCCTGAGAAGGCACCTCCACCATGAGCACCCCAACCACCATAAGTGTCAATGATGATCTTCCTCCCTGTAAGTCCAGCATCACCATGAGGCCCTCCGATGACAAAACGACCAGATGGGTTCAAGTGAAAGATGGTGTTATCGTCAAGGTACTTAGCAGGGATAACAGGCTTGATCACATGCTCCTTCAAGTCAGCAGCAATCTCATCATTGGTGACAGTTTCGTCATGTTGAGTTGAGATAAGAACAGTGTGGACTCTAATCGGAATCATAGCTCCACCATCGTTCTTGTACTCCACTGTGACTTGTGTCTTACCATCAGGCCTCAACCATGGGCAAGTCTTGTTCTTCCTCACTTCAGTAAGCTTAGCACCAAGCTTGGTGGCTAGGACATGAGTCAACGGCATGAGCTCAGGAGTCTCATCAGTAGCATACCCAAACATATGTCCCTGATCACCAGCACCAATATCTTCAGGCTTCTTGGTCAAATGACCATGAACACCCTGAGCAATGTCAGGGCTCTGTTGCTCAATGTTAACCAAAACATTGCATTTGTCAGCGTCAAGACCAACATCAGCAGAGATAAAACCAATCTCCCTGCAAGTGGATCTAACAATCTTCTCATAGTCAACTTTCGCAGCGGTAGTGATCTCACCAAACACCATCACCATGTTGGTCTTGGTGCATGTCTCACACGCCACTTTGCTTTCAGGATCTTGCTCTAAGCAAGCATCAAGGATCGCATCAGAAATCTGGTCACAAAGCTTGTCTGGGTGTCCTTCATTGACGGATTCAGAGGTAAATAGGAACGTTTCCATTTCTACacatacacaaaaacaaaatcaacactACACAAGCGAAGATTCCAGTTTCAAGATCTAATTCCATCAATTTCCGATcgaatttgaaaaattaagcaacaaatttcaaaaaaaaaaaatgtatagtTTCACTTCCACCGACACATTTTCTGCAGAGTGATTCCAAAATTTTCCAGTTACAGAATCTAATTCGATCAATTTCTAATCAGATTTGAGCAATTAAGCTAAACAAATCTAAGGAAACAACGTCCGAGCGTCAGATCTAGTTTCAAATCGCGAAACGAGTGATTACATTAGCTACCAAAGCAAAAATGAACAGATCTAACGAAGAGAGTGACGATGGATCGGAGAAACCAAACCTGTTGAAGGAAgtagagagggagagagattgGAATCGAGATCTGGAGGAGAAAAATGAAAGCgatagagaagaaagagagagagatttattGAGAACAAGTGAGGAAAACTCGGCGCGTGACTCGCTCTCTGTTTGTTTTGCCCGCTCTTCTCTCGTGCTTCACATCTCTTCGGTTTATATTGTTGCCGGAGCTCTGATCACGTGTTTTATGATCTACAGTATTCTCATGTTTTTAGACCGTTGATCTTTTAATGAAGAATGAATGGACGGTGAGATGTAGACAACTAATGTAATCTCACCAACCCCGTTGTCGTTGGTATGGGTGTGGTTggtgagagagaagagtaaTACCCGACAATACCCGACCCGGATTTTGACATCGTAATTAGATCTTGGTTATATATCCGAACCGGATCCTTTGGATACCACATGGACCATGCTGGCATCAAATCAAGGAGGAgtggtttagattttttcgaaaataaaataaatttattttttctttggatttaattagttttcttttcattataTAAAGATGTTGGTTGGTGATGgtgtttattttaatttccgCATTTGAAACTCTTTAATTCATTTaatcaactttttttaataaagtttggAGAAGCTAAATTTGccttatgtttgtttgtaggaaatttagtttaattttggtgttctgaagataaaataaaaactctagGAAGTAAAATTCTTTGTGTATATGTGACTAGTAGTAGCAGATTAGCAGCCAATAAAAACATccttagtatatatataagacatTAGTTTACAAGcgtttttctctatatatcttcttttattgaaattttaaggctttaaagaaaaaaatggttgTGGTTGCAGCTGAAGAATACAAACATAAGAGAAGAGATCAGTAAAGAATAATTAGAAACTGAGACCGAGCTGAAGGCCGAAAGCAGCATGGACGAGGAAAAGCGCCATTATCCCGCTCCCAAGGATCCCGTGCACGTTCCTCAGTTCGGGTTTCTCCTGCACATTCAACGAGTTTCTTGATCCTATAACTTAATAAATCATCAAGGCTTCACATTGCAAGATCGTGCAAGTACTTTACCTTGAACAAAGATGGTAAGATTGTTTGAACCGTCAATAGGCCAAGACCTATAAGTCCTGTAACAGCGTGCGGACTACATTGCACAAATTCGCAACCATATCAGTCGCCCAATTGATATCTCATTACTAAGTTAAAAGAGATCTTCTAGATAGCATAAGTGTTGTTTGTACAAGTTTGGAATCAGTAAATGAGAGTTTACTAGGTCAGAAAAATATACCTTTCGAAGATGGGTTTGTCGGAAGTAAGAAGGGATATAACACCACCAGTTGCTCCAAGggcgaaaaagaaaaacattccGGCTAGAAGCTTTGGGTGCAGGTCTTTTGCCTTTGCCTTCTCCTCCTGAAAATTTCAAggcaaatgaagaaaacagtTTAAACAACAACGCTTCTTGTACTACTATAGTCAGATTATTTGGGTAAATAGTCTTACAATGTCATCAGAATAACGAATCCGGAAGCCTAGGTATGTTCCATAGCCACCCATAGCAAAAAGTACCACTGCCTGAGAGAAAACATATGACAAATCCAACCCATCACACACAAATACAGATGAAtattcataacaaaacaagaacaagttCTAAAGGAACTGGCTTTAGTACACAGCTTGTGGAATCTTGCAGATGAGGCAAAAGTTAAAGAAGCATGAAATTGGTATGGAGAAGGAAGCTAGTAAGTAATCAATCATACCATGTTCCCTGGATGTCCCCAATGAACAAGCCAATCAGGTAGATTCAAGGATTTTACAATCTCCACAACGGGTCCAAACACAGATCTTACAGTTTCGGCTGCCAATAGA
It encodes the following:
- the XTH32 gene encoding xyloglucan endotransglucosylase/hydrolase 32 (xyloglucan endotransglucosylase/hydrolase 32 (XTH32); FUNCTIONS IN: hydrolase activity, acting on glycosyl bonds, hydrolase activity, hydrolyzing O-glycosyl compounds, xyloglucan:xyloglucosyl transferase activity; INVOLVED IN: carbohydrate metabolic process, cellular glucan metabolic process; LOCATED IN: endomembrane system, cell wall, apoplast; EXPRESSED IN: 19 plant structures; EXPRESSED DURING: 13 growth stages; CONTAINS InterPro DOMAIN/s: Xyloglucan endotransglucosylase/hydrolase (InterPro:IPR016455), Xyloglucan endo-transglycosylase, C-terminal (InterPro:IPR010713), Concanavalin A-like lectin/glucanase, subgroup (InterPro:IPR013320), Concanavalin A-like lectin/glucanase (InterPro:IPR008985), Glycoside hydrolase, family 16 (InterPro:IPR000757); BEST Arabidopsis thaliana protein match is: xyloglucan endo-transglycosylase-related 8 (TAIR:AT3G44990.1); Has 1823 Blast hits to 1808 proteins in 256 species: Archae - 2; Bacteria - 180; Metazoa - 0; Fungi - 226; Plants - 1360; Viruses - 0; Other Eukaryotes - 55 (source: NCBI BLink).) — its product is MGNSLISLLSIFHLLVLWGSSVNAYWPPSPGYWPSSKVGSLNFYKGFRNLWGPQHQRMDQNALTIWLDRTSGSGFKSVKPFRSGYFGANIKLQPGYTAGVITSLYLSNNEAHPGFHDEVDIEFLGTTFGKPYTLQTNVYIRGSGDGKIIGREMKFRLWFDPTKDFHHYAILWSPREIIFLVDDIPIRRYPKKSASTFPLRPMWLYGSIWDASSWATEDGKYKADYKYQPFTAKYTNFKALGCTAYSSARCYPLSASPYRSGGLTRQQHQAMRWVQTHSMVYNYCKDYKRDHSLTPECWR
- the XTH32 gene encoding xyloglucan endotransglucosylase/hydrolase 32 (xyloglucan endotransglucosylase/hydrolase 32 (XTH32); FUNCTIONS IN: hydrolase activity, acting on glycosyl bonds, hydrolase activity, hydrolyzing O-glycosyl compounds; INVOLVED IN: carbohydrate metabolic process; LOCATED IN: endomembrane system; EXPRESSED IN: 19 plant structures; EXPRESSED DURING: 13 growth stages; CONTAINS InterPro DOMAIN/s: Concanavalin A-like lectin/glucanase, subgroup (InterPro:IPR013320), Concanavalin A-like lectin/glucanase (InterPro:IPR008985), Glycoside hydrolase, family 16 (InterPro:IPR000757); BEST Arabidopsis thaliana protein match is: xyloglucan endo-transglycosylase-related 8 (TAIR:AT3G44990.1).), with amino-acid sequence MGNSLISLLSIFHLLVLWGSSVNAYWPPSPGYWPSSKVGSLNFYKGFRNLWGPQHQRMDQNALTIWLDRTSGSGFKSVKPFRSGYFGANIKLQPGYTAGVITSLYLSNNEAHPGFHDEVDIEFLGTTFGKPYTLQTNVYIRGSGDGKIIGREMKFRLWFDPTKDFHHYAILWSPREIM